A genomic window from Triticum urartu cultivar G1812 chromosome 7, Tu2.1, whole genome shotgun sequence includes:
- the LOC125524791 gene encoding uncharacterized protein LOC125524791 — MEMSEESGATSKYNDDGQIDDFLQSIQKIRDEILRKESILQERSAQCDMDIQTLLSEGKMTPKAVSIIRKYKETCSDMTKVTNSSCSGDGGQSITKRKKLKVALLRQCKELDEICRGAHWILPRYTVLPSVSDGMYHASVRLRCPDFEMSLTGGLHPTPHEAKCSAAANMILELHKKAEEQEQEGT; from the exons ATGGAAATGTCTGAAGAGTCAG GTGCCACGAGTAAGTACAACGATGATGGCCAGATAGATGATTTTCTGCAATCAATTCAGAAAATACGGGATGAAATT CTTCGCAAGGAAAGCATACTTCAAGAACGAAGTGCTCAGTGTGATATGGACATCCAGACACTCTTGAGTG AAGGAAAGATGACACCCAAAGCTGTATCAATAATAAGAAAATACAAGGAAACTTGCTCAGATATGACAAAAGTTACCAATTCATCTTGCTCTGGAGATGGTGGCCAATCTATCACTAAGAGGAAGAAATTGAAGGTGGCACTCCTCCGACAATGCAAG GAGCTTGATGAGATCTGTCGTGGGGCCCATTGGATACTCCCAAGATACACAGTATTACCTTCAGTATCAGATG GAATGTATCACGCCAGTGTACGTTTGAGATGCCCTGATTTTGAGATGAGCCTCACTGGTGGTCTTCATCCTACCCCACATGAGGCGAAGTGCTCGGCAGCTGCCAATATGATACTGGAGCTTCACAAGAAGGCGGAAGAGCAAGAACAGGAGGGTACCTGA